In Streptomyces sp. NBC_00569, a single genomic region encodes these proteins:
- a CDS encoding FadR/GntR family transcriptional regulator: MTVTSQPSHAADSQPDLAQLLRPVVRESSVSEVAKRLLDHLSAGNIKPGTRLPAERQLAEALGVARSSVRGALSALDVLGIIEIRPGSGSYVREGTSEFLPRAINWGLMLGQRRTQDLVEVRTYMEGVSARLAAERSTDEDVARLEDHLRHMREAGSDVKAFIDADIAFHLECATIARNTVLSDILHSIRALLQVWMERVSDIEGTVSGTLCEHDAVLQAIRDRDPEAADRAMAEHMRMASARLRESMNPADGDGQQP, from the coding sequence GTGACCGTGACCAGTCAGCCCTCCCACGCCGCCGACTCCCAGCCCGACCTCGCCCAACTCCTGCGCCCCGTGGTGCGGGAGTCCTCGGTCAGCGAGGTCGCCAAGCGTCTTCTCGATCACCTCTCGGCGGGCAATATCAAGCCCGGTACGCGCCTGCCCGCAGAGCGCCAGCTCGCCGAGGCCCTCGGCGTGGCACGCTCCAGCGTCCGTGGCGCACTGTCCGCGCTCGACGTACTCGGCATCATCGAGATCCGGCCGGGTTCGGGCTCGTACGTCCGCGAGGGCACCTCGGAGTTCCTGCCGCGAGCCATCAACTGGGGCCTGATGCTCGGCCAACGCCGCACCCAGGACCTGGTCGAGGTGCGCACCTACATGGAGGGCGTATCGGCACGGCTCGCCGCGGAGCGGTCGACCGACGAGGACGTGGCCCGCCTGGAGGACCACCTGCGCCACATGCGAGAAGCGGGCAGCGACGTCAAGGCGTTCATCGACGCCGACATCGCCTTCCACCTGGAGTGCGCGACAATCGCCCGCAACACGGTCCTCAGCGACATCCTGCACAGCATCCGCGCACTGCTACAGGTGTGGATGGAGCGCGTGAGCGACATCGAGGGCACGGTCAGCGGCACACTGTGCGAGCACGACGCCGTCCTCCAGGCCATCCGCGACCGGGACCCGGAAGCCGCTGACCGAGCGATGGCCGAACACATGCGGATGGCGAGCGCGCGCCTGCGCGAGTCGATGAACCCGGCGGATGGGGACGGTCAACAGCCCTGA
- a CDS encoding helix-turn-helix domain-containing protein — translation MGALHRLAEQVEAAAVIRAREQGWSWEQIGDALGVSRQSVHAKYGK, via the coding sequence GTGGGTGCCTTGCACCGACTGGCCGAGCAAGTCGAAGCGGCAGCAGTCATACGGGCCAGGGAACAGGGATGGTCCTGGGAACAGATCGGCGACGCCCTCGGCGTCTCCCGACAGTCCGTGCACGCCAAGTACGGGAAGTGA
- a CDS encoding MFS transporter: protein MPASTAPPVTETKPAVEASAIKKISIRLVPFVALMFFVNYLDRTAVSFAEPNGMGQDLTLTAAQFGFASGIFFLGYIVLEVPSNMALHRFGARRWLARIMVSWGIVSLLFTWVDSSGQLYTLRFLLGVAEAGFFPGAILFLSQWVPSRHRTKILGLFYLAQPLTTVFGAPLAGWLVGHHGLFGLEGWRVMFLFVSIPAILLGVIAWFYLIDRPADAKWLTSDERDWLTKELAAENAEKSGHEGRHAKGDLKTAFTNGRVWILAVVYFGFVYGLYALAFFLPTIINGFQDQYDTTFSVMDKAWITAIPYLPATIVLFFWTRHATRHGTRTWHVAGPAVIGGLSIPLALYMGSPAATVAVITVTACAIFAALPVFWAVPSRFLTGAAAAAGIALINTAGNVAGFASSYITGWLKDWTGSYYLPLYLVGIFMLLSAALMIWLASRTSSSPSAPSAPAESQR, encoded by the coding sequence ATGCCTGCCAGCACCGCGCCGCCCGTGACGGAGACAAAACCAGCCGTCGAAGCGTCGGCGATCAAGAAGATCTCGATCCGCCTCGTGCCATTCGTGGCCCTGATGTTCTTCGTGAACTATCTGGACCGGACGGCGGTGTCGTTCGCCGAACCCAACGGCATGGGCCAGGACCTGACGCTGACCGCCGCCCAGTTCGGCTTCGCCTCCGGGATCTTCTTCCTCGGCTACATCGTGCTCGAGGTCCCCAGCAACATGGCCCTGCACCGCTTCGGTGCCCGCCGCTGGCTGGCCCGGATCATGGTGAGCTGGGGCATCGTCTCGCTGCTCTTCACCTGGGTGGACAGCAGCGGCCAGCTCTATACGCTGCGCTTCCTGCTGGGTGTCGCGGAGGCCGGGTTCTTCCCCGGCGCGATCCTCTTCCTGAGCCAGTGGGTGCCCAGCCGCCACCGCACCAAGATCCTGGGTCTCTTCTATCTCGCCCAGCCGCTGACCACGGTGTTCGGCGCCCCGCTCGCGGGCTGGCTGGTCGGCCACCACGGCCTCTTCGGCCTCGAGGGCTGGCGCGTGATGTTCCTGTTCGTGTCGATCCCGGCGATCCTGCTGGGCGTCATCGCCTGGTTCTACCTGATCGACCGCCCTGCCGACGCGAAGTGGCTGACGAGCGACGAGCGGGACTGGCTGACCAAGGAACTGGCCGCCGAGAACGCCGAGAAGTCCGGCCACGAGGGCCGGCACGCCAAGGGCGACCTGAAGACCGCCTTCACCAACGGCCGCGTCTGGATCCTCGCCGTCGTCTACTTCGGTTTTGTCTACGGCCTGTACGCGCTTGCGTTCTTCCTGCCGACGATCATCAACGGCTTCCAGGATCAGTACGACACCACGTTCAGCGTGATGGACAAGGCCTGGATCACCGCGATCCCGTACCTGCCGGCCACCATCGTCCTCTTCTTCTGGACCCGCCACGCCACCCGGCACGGCACCCGCACCTGGCATGTCGCGGGGCCCGCGGTCATCGGCGGCCTCTCGATCCCGCTGGCCCTCTACATGGGCTCACCCGCGGCCACCGTGGCCGTCATCACGGTCACCGCCTGCGCCATCTTCGCCGCACTTCCGGTGTTCTGGGCGGTGCCCTCGCGCTTTTTGACCGGCGCGGCCGCCGCGGCGGGAATCGCCCTGATCAACACGGCGGGCAACGTCGCCGGGTTCGCGTCCAGCTACATCACCGGCTGGCTCAAGGACTGGACCGGCAGCTACTACCTGCCGCTCTACCTCGTAGGCATCTTCATGCTGCTGTCCGCCGCCCTGATGATCTGGCTCGCCTCCCGCACCTCCTCGTCCCCGTCCGCCCCGTCAGCACCCGCGGAGAGCCAGCGATGA
- a CDS encoding phosphogluconate dehydrogenase C-terminal domain-containing protein has protein sequence MATENKTVAVIGAAGKMGQRVSNNLVESGFRVLFSEASEKGQELIRSLGRDLTDSDVAAKEADVVILAVPDIVLGSVSEQLVPLMKPGAVVLTLDPAAAYAGLLFARDDVHYACAHPCHPSVFLERTTKEEWQDTFGGIAAPQEVVAAYEGGNAEKQALADAVIRVMYAPVVDVHWVTVKQLAVLEPTLVETIACMVGALLTEALHETVHTVGVPEKAARAMLLGHTQVALANTLKGSNPFSDACLIAMDYGRESIVRDDWKKVFDDAELDKVITQMLKIKEIKR, from the coding sequence ATGGCCACCGAGAACAAGACCGTCGCTGTCATCGGGGCCGCCGGCAAGATGGGCCAGCGAGTCTCCAACAATCTGGTCGAGAGCGGCTTCCGGGTGCTCTTCAGCGAGGCCTCCGAGAAGGGGCAGGAGCTGATCCGCTCCCTCGGCCGCGACCTCACCGACTCCGACGTCGCGGCCAAGGAGGCCGACGTCGTCATCCTGGCGGTGCCGGATATCGTCCTCGGCAGCGTCTCCGAGCAGCTGGTGCCCCTGATGAAGCCGGGCGCCGTCGTCCTCACCCTCGACCCGGCCGCCGCCTACGCGGGCCTGCTGTTCGCCCGCGACGACGTGCACTACGCCTGCGCACACCCCTGCCACCCGTCCGTCTTCCTGGAGCGGACCACCAAGGAAGAATGGCAGGACACCTTCGGCGGCATCGCCGCACCGCAGGAGGTCGTGGCCGCGTACGAGGGCGGCAACGCCGAGAAGCAGGCCCTCGCCGACGCCGTCATCCGCGTCATGTACGCCCCGGTCGTCGACGTCCACTGGGTGACCGTCAAGCAGCTCGCAGTCCTGGAGCCGACGCTCGTCGAGACCATCGCCTGCATGGTCGGCGCACTCCTCACCGAAGCGCTCCACGAGACAGTGCACACCGTCGGCGTCCCCGAGAAGGCCGCCCGCGCCATGCTCCTCGGCCACACGCAGGTGGCCCTCGCGAACACACTCAAGGGATCCAACCCCTTCTCCGACGCCTGCCTCATCGCGATGGACTACGGCCGCGAGTCGATCGTCCGCGACGACTGGAAGAAGGTGTTCGACGACGCGGAGCTCGACAAGGTCATCACGCAGATGCTCAAGATCAAGGAGATCAAGCGCTAA
- a CDS encoding glycoside hydrolase family 10 protein codes for MHRLSRRGFTAAAAGTLAAVTLPASANAADRPAEGARPEHASAAGGHGAGHRQMRGMWIATVANTDWPSAPGLSPDEQRKELCDLLDVAVERRLNAVMLQVRPTADALWPSPYEPWSQYLTGVQGRDPGWDPLGTAVHEAHRRGLELHAWFNPYRVSLTTDVTALTPTHPARLHPEWIVPFGGKLYYNPGLPEVRRFVEDAMLDAVRRYPIDAVHWDDYFYPYPVAGQTFQDDDAYARYGTGFPDRDAWRRNNTDLLVQEMAERIKRIRPRTRFGISPFGVWRNAATDPLGSATTAGVQTYDDLHADTRKWVQEEWIDYIVPQVYWNIGFAAADYGVLVPWWSSLVSGTRVQLYVGEALYKVGVAGQPAAWQDQAELSRHLDFDTDYPQVRGNVYFSATQVAADPLGAMSRVVADHYPTRARTP; via the coding sequence ATGCACAGACTCTCGCGAAGAGGCTTCACCGCCGCGGCTGCGGGCACGCTCGCTGCCGTGACTCTGCCGGCCAGCGCCAATGCGGCGGACAGGCCCGCTGAGGGTGCCCGGCCGGAGCACGCGTCGGCAGCCGGCGGCCACGGCGCCGGACACAGGCAGATGCGCGGCATGTGGATTGCCACCGTGGCCAACACCGACTGGCCTTCGGCGCCGGGACTTTCGCCCGATGAGCAGCGGAAGGAGCTGTGCGACCTGCTGGACGTGGCGGTCGAACGGCGCCTGAACGCCGTGATGCTCCAGGTGCGGCCGACCGCCGATGCCCTGTGGCCCTCGCCCTACGAGCCGTGGTCGCAGTACCTCACCGGCGTCCAGGGGCGCGACCCGGGCTGGGACCCGCTGGGGACGGCCGTTCACGAGGCGCACCGCCGCGGCCTGGAACTGCACGCCTGGTTCAACCCCTACCGCGTCTCACTCACGACCGACGTCACCGCGCTGACGCCCACACACCCGGCTCGCCTCCACCCTGAGTGGATCGTGCCGTTCGGCGGCAAGCTCTACTACAACCCGGGCCTGCCCGAAGTGCGCCGCTTCGTCGAGGACGCCATGCTCGATGCGGTCCGCCGCTACCCGATCGACGCGGTCCACTGGGACGACTACTTCTACCCGTATCCCGTCGCCGGGCAGACGTTCCAGGACGACGACGCATACGCCCGCTACGGCACAGGCTTTCCCGACCGTGACGCCTGGCGCCGCAACAACACCGACCTGCTGGTACAGGAGATGGCCGAGCGCATCAAGCGGATCCGGCCGCGGACGCGGTTCGGCATCAGCCCGTTCGGCGTGTGGCGCAACGCGGCTACCGACCCACTGGGTTCGGCAACCACTGCCGGCGTGCAGACCTACGACGATCTGCACGCCGACACCCGCAAGTGGGTGCAGGAGGAGTGGATCGACTACATCGTTCCGCAGGTGTACTGGAACATAGGATTCGCCGCTGCCGACTACGGCGTGCTGGTGCCCTGGTGGTCCAGCCTCGTCTCCGGCACCCGCGTCCAACTCTATGTAGGCGAGGCGTTGTACAAGGTCGGTGTCGCCGGACAGCCCGCCGCATGGCAGGACCAGGCCGAGCTCTCCCGCCACCTCGACTTCGACACCGACTACCCGCAGGTGCGCGGCAACGTCTACTTCTCGGCCACGCAGGTCGCCGCCGATCCACTCGGCGCGATGAGCCGGGTGGTGGCCGACCACTACCCGACTCGGGCGCGCACACCATGA
- a CDS encoding helix-turn-helix domain-containing protein codes for MGTVNSPEWASGSRACADGESNTAVAAGFGVSAQTVRKWRSRFVARRMAELTDEPRPGRRKPELVLSDAERAELTRWTRRAKTAQFLALRARIVLRCAEGRTNKEIAAELGIAHNTVNRWRSRFVQLRPEGLTDEPRPGRPPSILPVGLDP; via the coding sequence ATGGGGACGGTCAACAGCCCTGAATGGGCGAGTGGCAGTCGGGCCTGTGCAGACGGGGAGTCAAATACCGCTGTGGCGGCGGGTTTCGGGGTGTCTGCGCAGACGGTGCGCAAGTGGCGCTCGCGGTTCGTGGCCCGGCGGATGGCAGAGCTGACGGATGAGCCACGGCCGGGCCGGCGCAAGCCGGAGCTGGTGCTGTCCGATGCCGAGCGGGCTGAACTGACGCGATGGACACGGCGGGCGAAGACGGCACAGTTCCTAGCGTTGCGGGCAAGGATCGTGCTGCGGTGCGCGGAAGGCAGGACGAACAAGGAGATCGCTGCCGAACTCGGCATCGCGCACAACACGGTGAACCGCTGGCGGTCGCGGTTCGTCCAGCTGCGGCCGGAGGGGCTGACCGACGAGCCGCGTCCGGGCCGGCCGCCCTCGATCCTGCCTGTGGGCCTTGATCCGTGA
- a CDS encoding ribose-5-phosphate isomerase encodes MSEKLRIVVGCDDAGYQYKEALKADLQASGLVASVTDMGVDADGHTAYPAIAIAAAETVARGDADRALLVCGTGLGVAIAANKVKGIRAVTAHDSFSVERAILSNNAQVLTFGQRVIGLELARRLAAEWLTYRFDDSSPSAAKVRLMSDYENEPEAA; translated from the coding sequence ATGAGCGAGAAACTGCGGATCGTCGTCGGCTGCGACGACGCCGGATACCAGTACAAGGAGGCCCTCAAGGCTGACCTCCAGGCGAGCGGCCTGGTCGCCTCCGTCACCGACATGGGCGTGGACGCCGACGGGCACACCGCCTACCCGGCGATCGCCATCGCCGCCGCCGAGACGGTGGCGCGTGGCGACGCCGACCGGGCGCTACTCGTCTGCGGCACCGGCCTCGGTGTGGCGATCGCCGCGAACAAGGTCAAGGGGATCCGAGCCGTCACCGCCCACGACTCCTTCTCCGTGGAACGCGCGATCCTCTCCAACAACGCCCAGGTGCTCACCTTCGGGCAGCGTGTCATCGGCCTGGAACTGGCCCGCCGCCTCGCCGCCGAGTGGCTCACCTACCGCTTCGACGACTCCTCGCCCTCCGCGGCGAAGGTCCGGCTGATGAGCGACTACGAGAACGAGCCCGAGGCCGCGTGA
- a CDS encoding dihydroxyacetone kinase family protein, producing MTRLYNDPAAFADEALEGFAAAHHRWVRPVPGGVVRATAKTEGQVAVVIGGGSGHYPAFSGLVGQGLAHGAAVGNVFASPSAQQIRTVARAAHAGGGVLLLYGNYAGDVLHFGQAAERLNAEGIATRTFAVTDDLSSATPDEAHKRRGIAGDLPVFKAVAAAAEQGLPLDEVARVAAHANARTRSFGIAFSGCTLPGADHPLFTVPKDRMAVGLGIHGEPGIGEAAVPTADEAAELLVSTLLKELPEGVAGPHGQRAAVILNGLGSVKYEELFVVYRRVAQLLADAGVHTVDPEVGELVTSFDMAGISLTLTWLDDTLEALWTAPADAPAYRKGNVPQAAAAEEEAAYETGSEPEPYVANDESRKAAATALDALGRIKKTIDTHADELGRIDAVAGDGDHGIGMQRGSAAAYEAALRAQELGAGAQSLLMAAGDAWADRAGGTSGALWGIILSAVADALGDTERPTPATVAHGVRQASDAVRRTGGAEVGDKTMVDVLVPFADTLSQQVEEAAELIAAWARAADVAEQAARDTARLVPRMGRARPHAEKSLGTPDAGAHSLALIVRAVHGALTTCQ from the coding sequence ATGACCCGCCTGTACAACGACCCCGCCGCCTTCGCCGACGAAGCGCTCGAAGGGTTCGCAGCCGCCCACCACCGCTGGGTGCGGCCGGTCCCCGGAGGCGTGGTGCGAGCCACCGCCAAGACTGAGGGCCAGGTGGCCGTCGTCATAGGCGGCGGCTCGGGCCACTACCCGGCCTTCTCCGGCCTGGTCGGCCAGGGCCTCGCGCACGGCGCCGCCGTCGGTAACGTCTTCGCCTCGCCGTCCGCCCAGCAGATACGCACCGTCGCACGCGCCGCGCACGCCGGCGGCGGAGTCCTCCTCCTGTACGGCAACTACGCGGGCGACGTCCTGCACTTCGGGCAGGCCGCCGAGCGACTGAACGCCGAGGGCATAGCCACCCGCACCTTCGCCGTCACTGACGACCTGTCCAGCGCCACGCCCGACGAGGCCCACAAGCGCCGCGGCATCGCGGGCGACCTCCCCGTCTTCAAGGCCGTGGCGGCCGCCGCGGAACAGGGCCTGCCGCTCGACGAGGTGGCCCGCGTCGCCGCGCACGCCAACGCCCGCACCCGCTCCTTCGGCATCGCCTTCTCCGGCTGCACGCTGCCCGGCGCTGACCACCCGCTGTTCACAGTCCCCAAGGACCGGATGGCCGTCGGCCTCGGCATCCACGGCGAACCCGGCATCGGCGAAGCGGCCGTGCCCACAGCCGACGAGGCCGCCGAACTCCTCGTCTCCACCCTCCTGAAGGAACTCCCGGAAGGTGTCGCCGGGCCGCACGGGCAGCGCGCCGCCGTGATCCTCAACGGGCTCGGCTCGGTCAAGTACGAGGAACTCTTCGTCGTCTACCGGCGCGTGGCCCAGCTCCTCGCGGACGCCGGCGTGCACACCGTCGACCCCGAGGTCGGCGAACTCGTCACCAGCTTCGACATGGCGGGCATCTCCCTCACCCTGACCTGGCTCGACGACACCCTCGAAGCACTGTGGACCGCGCCCGCCGACGCCCCCGCCTACCGCAAGGGCAACGTGCCCCAGGCGGCCGCCGCCGAGGAGGAGGCCGCGTACGAGACCGGGAGCGAGCCGGAGCCGTACGTCGCGAACGACGAGTCGCGCAAAGCCGCCGCCACCGCGCTCGACGCGCTCGGCCGCATCAAGAAGACCATCGACACGCACGCCGACGAACTGGGCCGCATCGACGCCGTCGCGGGTGACGGAGACCACGGAATCGGCATGCAGCGAGGATCCGCCGCGGCCTACGAAGCCGCCTTGCGCGCCCAGGAGTTGGGTGCGGGCGCCCAGTCGCTGCTGATGGCTGCCGGTGACGCGTGGGCCGACCGTGCCGGCGGCACGTCCGGAGCCCTGTGGGGCATCATCCTGAGCGCGGTCGCCGACGCGCTCGGCGACACCGAACGGCCGACCCCGGCGACCGTCGCCCATGGAGTCCGGCAGGCATCCGACGCCGTCCGCAGGACCGGCGGCGCCGAGGTCGGCGACAAGACCATGGTCGACGTCCTCGTCCCGTTCGCCGACACACTCAGTCAACAGGTTGAAGAAGCTGCCGAGTTGATCGCAGCCTGGGCTCGCGCTGCGGACGTCGCCGAGCAGGCAGCCCGCGACACCGCCCGGCTCGTCCCGCGCATGGGCCGCGCTCGGCCACACGCCGAGAAGTCCCTCGGCACCCCTGACGCGGGTGCCCACTCCCTCGCCCTGATCGTCCGCGCCGTCCACGGCGCGCTGACCACCTGTCAGTAA
- a CDS encoding triose-phosphate isomerase family protein: protein MTAPVLLGVSLKMYFGHHETLNWARKIVQLADRHPAVASGAARLFVLPAFPAIVPVAGILARSGVDIGAQDIATEDVGAYTGEVSGPYLKEIGCRYAEVGHAERRRLYGEGDTVVAAKTGAALRNGLTPVLCVGELDPVEPEEAARRTLAEAARLLYGVHGKVVLAYEPQWAIGAPEPASAEHITTVCAALGEWLNTRPQHAGSTVIYGGSAGPGLLSRLGGSVGGLFLGRFAHDPAAVGRILDEIEAPASRTAVA, encoded by the coding sequence ATGACTGCCCCCGTCCTGCTCGGGGTGAGCCTGAAAATGTACTTCGGCCACCACGAAACCCTCAACTGGGCCCGCAAAATAGTCCAGTTGGCCGACCGTCACCCCGCTGTCGCCAGTGGCGCGGCCCGCCTGTTCGTGCTCCCCGCCTTCCCGGCGATCGTGCCCGTGGCCGGGATCCTCGCGCGCAGCGGCGTCGACATCGGTGCGCAGGACATCGCCACGGAGGACGTCGGCGCCTACACCGGCGAGGTCTCCGGGCCGTACCTGAAGGAGATCGGCTGCCGCTATGCCGAGGTCGGCCACGCCGAGCGCCGCCGCCTCTACGGCGAGGGAGACACCGTCGTCGCCGCGAAGACCGGGGCCGCCCTGCGCAACGGACTCACCCCGGTCCTGTGCGTCGGCGAACTCGACCCGGTCGAGCCGGAGGAGGCAGCCCGCCGCACTCTCGCGGAGGCCGCGCGCCTGCTGTACGGCGTGCACGGCAAGGTCGTCCTCGCGTACGAACCCCAGTGGGCCATCGGGGCGCCCGAGCCCGCATCGGCCGAACACATCACGACGGTGTGCGCGGCGCTGGGGGAGTGGCTCAACACCCGTCCTCAGCACGCCGGTTCGACCGTCATCTACGGCGGGAGTGCAGGCCCCGGACTGCTCAGCCGCCTCGGCGGCTCGGTCGGTGGCCTCTTCCTGGGCCGCTTCGCCCACGACCCGGCGGCCGTAGGGCGGATCCTCGACGAGATCGAGGCCCCGGCCTCCCGGACGGCGGTGGCGTGA
- a CDS encoding sugar phosphate isomerase/epimerase family protein, protein MAYGISTYAYFWRISQRAPKPLSLLDMLVDTKEQGGELFQICDYPAIESYDHAHLADIRDAARDLGLCLELGTRGVRPECLAKYLDIAAQLDVTLVRSMMNTIDHRPGVDEAVALMRQALPGYEESGVTLGLETYEQVSTDDLLAVVKGVDSDRLGIVLDPGNSVARLERPVDVIDATAPYVVNIHVKDFAFTRRDGWVGFTYAGCPLGTGLLDYDAMIAAVRPLERGINQIVEHWLPWQDEGFDATARLEHQWTQHSISTLLSNTVSSTTLLRSE, encoded by the coding sequence ATGGCGTACGGCATCAGCACCTACGCCTACTTCTGGCGGATCTCGCAGCGCGCGCCCAAACCGCTGTCCCTGCTCGACATGCTCGTCGACACCAAGGAGCAGGGCGGCGAGCTCTTCCAGATCTGCGACTACCCGGCCATCGAGTCGTACGACCACGCGCACCTGGCCGACATCCGGGACGCCGCACGGGACCTGGGCCTGTGCCTGGAACTCGGCACACGCGGCGTGCGCCCCGAGTGCCTGGCCAAGTACCTCGACATCGCGGCGCAGTTGGACGTCACGCTCGTCCGATCGATGATGAACACCATCGACCACCGGCCGGGCGTCGACGAGGCCGTTGCCCTGATGCGACAGGCGCTGCCCGGTTACGAGGAGTCGGGGGTGACCCTCGGCCTGGAGACCTATGAACAGGTCTCCACCGACGACCTCCTCGCTGTGGTCAAGGGCGTCGACAGCGACCGCCTCGGTATCGTCCTCGACCCCGGCAACAGCGTCGCCCGCCTGGAACGCCCCGTCGACGTCATCGATGCGACCGCCCCCTACGTGGTGAACATCCACGTCAAGGACTTCGCCTTCACCCGCCGCGACGGCTGGGTCGGCTTCACCTACGCCGGTTGCCCGCTGGGCACCGGCCTCCTCGACTACGACGCCATGATCGCCGCAGTCCGGCCGCTTGAGCGCGGCATCAACCAGATCGTGGAGCACTGGCTCCCGTGGCAGGACGAGGGCTTCGACGCCACCGCCCGGCTCGAACACCAGTGGACGCAGCACAGCATCAGCACCCTGCTGAGCAACACCGTTTCGAGCACAACCCTCTTGAGGAGCGAATGA
- a CDS encoding Clp protease N-terminal domain-containing protein, with protein MFEQFAADAREAVTSALSEAALRGDRRIGTEHLLLGVLHEPSSVQALGTDLETARAALDALDRSALAAVGVDIQGIERPPIPASRKRTPFTSGARAVLPRALAETRKTRRRRITPEHLLLALLDCEQPDPAAELMAQLGIDRAAVRERIRAGA; from the coding sequence ATGTTCGAACAGTTCGCAGCAGATGCCCGCGAGGCCGTCACCTCGGCACTGAGCGAAGCCGCACTGCGCGGCGATCGCCGCATCGGCACCGAGCACCTCCTCCTAGGAGTGCTCCACGAGCCCAGCTCGGTCCAAGCCCTCGGAACCGACCTGGAAACCGCGCGTGCCGCTCTCGATGCTCTCGACCGGTCGGCGCTGGCCGCGGTCGGCGTCGACATCCAAGGGATCGAGCGGCCGCCGATCCCCGCCTCGCGCAAGCGCACCCCCTTCACCTCCGGTGCCCGCGCCGTCCTCCCACGCGCCCTGGCCGAGACGAGGAAGACCAGGCGCCGGCGCATCACACCAGAGCACCTCCTGCTGGCCCTGCTCGACTGCGAGCAGCCGGATCCTGCTGCAGAACTCATGGCACAGCTCGGCATCGACCGCGCCGCTGTCCGGGAACGCATTCGGGCGGGCGCCTGA